ATGAGAGAGATTTTCGAGTTGGTAAGACAAAACTTGTTTCTCAGCTTCAGGTTTGAACGATTACAAGGATTTACTTCACAGGCAAAAAGTAAGTCCTATCCAACACTTGGCTCTCATACCAAATTGAGCTGATGCGCTAGCCGATTCAATTTAAAATCTAAACTGATGAAAAAAGATAGCAATGTATTTAAACATGTCACACTATACTTCAAGTGGTTTTTGAGTTTTGACACGGTTTAAAGAAAATATATATAAAAAATTAAACAACTTTAACTTGTATTTTGCCCAGGCTTCGCACAAGTTTCTCATCAGCCACGAAAGCCTCACTGTGTGGCCCCAGCATCACCTACACAGGCTCCGATGTCCAGGCACCGCCATCAGTCTCACCCTCGGCAACTTCAGCAGCGACCTCGGGTCCTTCCTGCACCTGCTCATACCCTTGAGCAAGCGGGGCCTGCTGGTTCGGCTGGTGCGCCGGTGCATAGCCATgagtaggaggaggagaagaaggagggTACTGCTGGTTCGGCGCGTAGCCATGAGCAGGTGGAGGGTACTGCTGGTTTGGCGCGTGCGCTCCATAGCCTtgagcaggaggaggcgaagagAACTGTTGGTTTGGCGCGTGTCCTCCGTAGACCTGAGCAGGAGGAGGGAACTGCTGGTTCGGCGCGTGTCCCCCATAGCCTTGTGCAGGAGGAGGGAACTGCTGGTTCGGCGCGTGTCCTCCATAGCCTTGTGCAGGAGGAGGGAACTGCCCGTTGGGCGCCTGCCCGTACGTACCCTGGGCCGGCGGTGAGTACTGTGGGTAGTTCGGCGGCGGCGCCTGTCCGTACCCCTGGGGAGGAGACTGCTGCGGGAACTGCGGCTGCCCCATCGAGATCCCGGCCGCGCTCACCGGCAGCTGTGCCTTCGCCCCGGCGGCGGCGTCCGGCTGCCTGCGGAGCAGGATGTAGGAGGTGAGCGCGAGGGCTGTGGCGGCGAGCGTGAGCACCGCCGCACCGGCGAAGATGCCGTCCTTGAGGACGTAGCACAGCCCGAGTATCGTCGCGTCCCGCTCCCCGGTTGCGTTCGACGCCGCGCCCCGAACGAACAGCGCGAACGCGATCACCGCCGAGATCCTGCACGTTTTAGTCAGTAGCTGTTTGTCCGGCCACGCCATGCATGCATGCGTGCGTGCCTCCAGCTAGAGTTTGCTCATTCTGTCGAACACTTACCATGAGACGATGGCGCAGACAAGGCCGATGATCCGGCTGGTCTCGGAGGGCATGGCGCGGGACTTGCAGCAGCCACAGCAGCCGCCGCCGACGGCGAAGACGACTTGGGCAATTATCAGGAAGATGGCCGCGCAGACCCCAAGCGCCAGGGCCGGATTCGGAGGGTAATAGCACACCCCATAGGCCGACAGCAAGTCCGAAACCTGCAAGATCGCACATCAACTCCGAGTAAGAACACACACAGCCACACAGGCAACGCATAGGCCGATAGGCACACGCTATGAAAGCACAACTCCAAGATCTGTAGCTGTATATTGTATACCACACAGGCAACGCATAGGCCGATAGGCACACATATATGTACTACGTCAGGAAGAAAGGAGATCAATAGAGTGGATGATAGCTTACAGTAAGCTTTGTGCCCTCAGCGGAGAACCCCAGAATGGCGCTCAGCACCCCCAGAGAACCGACGATCCCTGACACGATGATCATCGTCTGATCCATTTTCCCGGCCATTGCTGATCTCCAGCCTAGATGTCGACTTTCGATCGGGTTGAAGTCGACTGGCGTACACGCGTGTTTATATAGAAAGAGAGCTAGCTCTAGGGCATCCAGATTCCCAGATAGGCCGCCCCGCTGACGTACTTCGACGGGAGCATGGCTATGTCACGACCGAAGAGAAAACTTCTCCCTGTACGTAGACCGCCATGTTCTGCCCATGTTCTCCGTAATTCCCCCACCATTAATTTACTGGGAAGGAAGTTCACATTTTTGTTTTTATTTCTTTTGAAAGAAATTCAAAACACCCGTGTCAAAACAGCTAGTAATCGGTCACTTTTGTTTCTGCAATGCAGGTATAATAATTTATGGACAACGCTACGGCGTCGGGCGCCGGATAGGGAGCCAAAAATTGGTCGTCCTACGCGCCGTCCGATGGCGATCCGACGGGCAGAATTAACTGTAACCCGAATTTTGTGATTTGCGTTTACTTTTTGTAAACTCAACCCGCAGTCCTTAGATTCCCAGTTAACCCGAAAGGGTATGTTTCTTTGGGTCTGACCTTCTCAATATTTACGACAAAACTGATACACGATGACTAATCCGAGTCTCTTACATAATATTGCAACAAAATCTCTCACTCCGCTTACAAAAAATATgtactattacaacaaaaaaattacCAAAAATTAAACAAATAGTCTTATCAAAAAGTGGTTAAACAACAATTATTTTGCTATAGGTTGGTTTACAACAAAAATTGACAGCAATTACAATAAAAATCAAAAGCTATAACAACAAAAACATGTGTTCGTGGCTGTGAAAAATTGGTTAAAATAACACATTATATATATATCCAATTACTACAAAAATCACCAACTATTTTTACCAAAAATTATTGGCGATTACAACAAAATAATTTATGGCAAACGTCCAGGTAAAAATTACAACATCTCTGACATGCTTTCTCTATAACTTTTATACGTAATTGTTACAAAACTAACGAACATATACAACATCTCTACGAAAAAAGTGTCCATGACTAAAAAAATTACACCAAAAATCACAAATAATTACAACAAAAAAGTCATGCGTTTACAACATATCAAGAAACACACATTTTCGTAAGATATCACTTAGAAAATATCTTACAAAGATATATCGTGTGAGTTTACAATAAATTTTATCTAATTGTTACAATCTGAAAACAACAATGTAGATTTCTTTAAAAAAGCAACACTCCAGTTTTGGGCATAGGGCCGCGTGGGAGCGAGCGAGGACGACCGATCGCTGACGAGCAATCGGTCGCCGGATCGGAAACGTTTTCCATAATTTATTGTGACATAAGCATGTATGCAGAATTGCCGATGTCCCTGTTTTGGCGATGGCACTCCCTAGAAAACAACCGTTGGCATATGCATGCCTATATGCCAACGGCTTGTCTTTACCGACAACCTTTTCTGGATGCTTGGCATATGGGCTTGTGTATATCACGTCCCCGGTATCGGCATAGAAAAGTATGTCCGCAACTAGCCGATTTCCTGTAGTGGTTGTAGCTTTGTGCCTACATGCGTCCCCATCGGTCACATTGTGCTCATTTGTGGTCTTCTTTGGTTGCTctggccttttggtttatgttcaCCGGCAAGTCACTCTCTAGATTTTACCATATGAGCTCTCTTGGATGCAATGGTGATCATCAATGGTAGTCCTGAATGTTCTTGATGTTTGACCGTGTTATCAGCAATAGTCTGATTCTCTATGTTGTAATCATCGGATATCGTGTACGTATTTTCACTTGATCCAGATTGTGTCGGGGCAGTGAAAGAAAATTGTGATGCTTATATGCAACATGTTGTCTTTACGTGTTCTTAAGATATATATGTAAATTAAGTTAGATATGTTGTCACATGGGAAAAAAACTCATACCATGTGCATCAGAGTAAAAAAGAAATAGTTAGTACTACTTGTGAGCTTAAGTAAACGCATCAGGTTAGGCCGAGAAAAGTGCATCATGGAGGAACAATTTGAACTAGCAAGGTTGCAAGCTTAAACATGCATGCTCCAGGTCAAAAGAAAAAAGCTCAAACATGCATGAGGGGAAAAAATCCTCCAGTTCCGTCTCTATTACTATGTATTGTGCGGATACTGAACTGTACATTAACACATGACTATAACGTGTGaggtttttttcgaaatgggggaaatatcgcaCTAGCTTCTGCATTCAAAGAATGCACacgtttttttattagattattcacgaaacCTTACAAGAAATATTACAAAAAATCAAtctcgaagcaaccttactatacctacagtgggatgaagagggtgacaatacaccaacgcaTATCATCCAAAACTAAATGACTTCCCAAActgcccaatagcaggtgagaagcgcatcctgtcaagcagactctcagcgcacaccaacgcacacgccacaggaggtgctcccgccgtcttcctcgactccatcttcaagagagatcatcacattaaccttgcaagacctaccgtcgatgccaccatgacgccagacggctccgCCATCCTGCACctatacatcatcccgcatctgtcGTTGATACCCTGTAGCATCATGC
This Lolium perenne isolate Kyuss_39 chromosome 1, Kyuss_2.0, whole genome shotgun sequence DNA region includes the following protein-coding sequences:
- the LOC127317867 gene encoding uncharacterized protein, which translates into the protein MAGKMDQTMIIVSGIVGSLGVLSAILGFSAEGTKLTVSDLLSAYGVCYYPPNPALALGVCAAIFLIIAQVVFAVGGGCCGCCKSRAMPSETSRIIGLVCAIVSWISAVIAFALFVRGAASNATGERDATILGLCYVLKDGIFAGAAVLTLAATALALTSYILLRRQPDAAAGAKAQLPVSAAGISMGQPQFPQQSPPQGYGQAPPPNYPQYSPPAQGTYGQAPNGQFPPPAQGYGGHAPNQQFPPPAQGYGGHAPNQQFPPPAQVYGGHAPNQQFSSPPPAQGYGAHAPNQQYPPPAHGYAPNQQYPPSSPPPTHGYAPAHQPNQQAPLAQGYEQVQEGPEVAAEVAEGETDGGAWTSEPV